The Lachnospiraceae bacterium genome includes the window TCGCAGTTCATGATCATTAAAGAGATGCTGGAGGAAAGGCTGGGCAAGGAAGAGGCGGCCAAGCATATCGTCTGCACGACGGATGCGGTGAAGGGCAATTTGCGTCCGATCTGCGAAGAGGAAGGCTATAAGAGCTTTGTGATTCCGGCAGGCGTGGGCGGTCGTTTTTCTGAGCTGACCCCGGTTGGCTTGCTGCCAGCCGCAATGGCAGGAATTGATATCCGGGAGCTTTTGGCAGGCGCTGCCTATATGGATGAGCTGTGTCAGGATGAAAATACCTATACTAACATTGGCTTTATGTATGCAATTCTAAGCTATATTGCCATGCAGCAGGGAAAGAACATTCAGGTTATGATGCCTTATGCTGATTCCCTGAAATATATGTCCGACTGGTTTGCTCAGCTTTGGGCAGAATCTCTGGGCAAAAAATTCGGCAACGACGGCAGCGTCGTGAATGCAGGCCAGACGCCGGTGAAGGCGCTTGGAGTGACGGATCAGCATTCGCAGGTGCAGCTGTATGCGGAGGGGCCGTTTGACAAGATGATTGTTTTCTTAGGCGTAGACCGGTATCGGGAAACGATTACGATCCCCAAAATCTATCAGGAGATTCCGTCTCTGGGATTTTTAGGCGGCGCTACGCAAAATCAGCTCATTTTAACGGAGCAGATGGCAACGGAGTATGCACTTTTAAAGGCCGGGAAAATGAACATGACGATCACACTTCCAGAGGTTAATGAATTTACAATTGGCCAGCTGCTTTATATGTTTGAGGTAGCCACGGCCTTTGCCGGAGAGCTGCTGCAGATCAATGCCTTTGATCAGCCAGGCGTAGAGGGCGGCAAAAATGCCACTTATGCGATGTTTGGCCGGCCGGGCTATGAAGAAGTGAAGGCGGAGCTCGATGCGCGCCCGCAGGCGGAGGCAAAGTATATTATTTAAAGAAAGCCTTCGTCATATGAATTATGTATAATAGGAGAACGACTTTACGGAGTTTTTCTGTTAGAGCAGGTTTCCTGTAGCCTGCCCCATATTTTACAGGAAAAAATATTGTTAACGCTGCAAGGGCAGCAGAATGGAGAAAAAAATGACCAAAAAAGTTATCAGTGTCGCTTTGGCTTTGCTCATGGTATTTTCTTTGAGCGGCTGCAAAAAGGATGAGGTGCAGGCTTACAGAGATGAGCTGAGTCCGGTTATTACAGACGTGCAGAGCATGAATCAGGACGTACAGGATACGGTGAATGCAGTTCTGGAGGCTGTTAATAACAAAGATGAAGCAGCTTATGAGGAAAATGTAGAAAAGCTGGACAAAATCTGCAAGGATTTAAAAGAGAAATATAACAAGATTGCCAATACGACAGCACCGGCCGAGTATGCTGAGGATCAGAAGCTTCTGCAGCAGTATGCTGAGGAAATGGACAAAATGCTGGATGCCAGCATGGAGCTGTACGGTATGGCTTATGACTATGCGGTGACCGGCAATCTGAGCGAAGAGGATGCTGCTAAGATCAACAATCTGCAGAATGAGATCAATACCTACGCAAATTCTACTACGAATTTTGATGAAGTACTCAATCGCGTGATGGGTTTAACCAGCAAATAAGTGTGTATTAAGCATACATCAAAATGAAGGAGGACACCCGGTGGAGTGGATGCAGCGGGAGCTGGCTAAAGGAAAGGAAATCATCAGGAAAGGGCTGGAGGATCAAAGCTTATTTTCTTATGCGTTTCTAAGTCCGCAGCCGCAGGAAGCATCTGAGGATATCCGCTCCATTGTGGTTGTCCTTTTTCCTTATTATGCGGGAGACAAGAAAGGCAATCTGTCATTATATTGCCGGGGATTGGACTATCATGTGGTGACGAAACAGCGTCTTGAGCCGGTAGCCAAAGCGCTGCAGGCGTGTCTGGGCAGTGAGCTGCGTTACGGCATCTATGCAGACACGGGACCGTTGGCAGATCGATATTTGGCGCTGCGGGCAGGCCTTGGATTTATAGGCCGCAATCAGATGCTCATTCATCCGCAGTATGGCAGCTATTTTTTTATTGCGTATATGACGTTTAACGCAGTTTTTGAGCCGGATGTGCTGCCGGCAGCCGGACGGTCAGAATGCATAGGCTGCGGGCGGTGCATTTCCCACTGTCCAGGAGGGGCGCTGCAGCCGGAAGGAGGCTTTCGGGCGGAGCGCTGCCGAAGCGGGATTACGCAGAAAAAAGGGGAGCTGGAGCCGTGGGAGATGGAAATCTTTTACCGGGATTCTCTCATTTTTGGCTGTGATGTGTGCCAGCAGGTGTGTCCGCATAATCAGCAGGTGCCCCTATCGCCTATCCGGGAGTTTACAGAAGATCGGATTGATTTTTTAAGAGAAGAAGATCTGGAGGGGCTTTCTAAGAAACAGTTTTTACAGAAATATCCAGATAGAGCCTTTACGTGGAGAGGGCCGGAGGTTCTTAGACGGAATTTAAGGTGGATGAAGGAAAAATAGCCGGGGAGCCGGAGATGGAAATTGAAAAGAAATATTTAGTGAAGGAGCTGCCCGAACGGCTGGAGGCATTTTCCCACAGCCGTCTGACGCAGAGCTATATCAGCCGGAACCCTGTAATTCGGCTGAGAAAAATAGAGACAGAGCAAGGCTGCTCTTATGTGTTAACGGTCAAAGGGGAGGGGCTTTCTGTGCGGCAGGAATTTGAGCTGCCGCTGACGCGGGAGGCATATGAAGATTTATCCCGTAAAACAGAGGGCCGTATTTTGGAAAAGGTGCGATATCGTATTCCTCTGGCGCAGGGGTATACGGCAGAGCTGGATCAGTTTGAAGGGGAGCTGAGCGGACTTATTTTGGTGGAGGTAGAGTTTCCGTCAGAAGCGGAGATGAATGCCTTTGTACCGCCAGTCTGGTTTGGCGAGGATGTATCAGAAAGTAGGAAGTATCATAACAGCGTATTATCAGAAGGCTGATTACAATACGGAGAAAGCATATGGAAAATACACAGCTAGAGCTTCAGGCTTTATATCATAAGGCTATGGAGTGTTATCAACAAAACGAAGAGGATAAACACGATGAGGGGCTGCAGTTTTTGAAGAGCGCTGCCGAAAAGGGCATGCCGGAGGCCTGCAAGCTCCTTGGAATTATATATATGAGCGGGCAGTATGCGCCGTGGCCGGATAAGGATATGGAAGCGGCCGCGATGTGGTACCGGAAGGCGGCGGAAGGCGGCGATGAGGAGGCCATGTACTGGCTCGGACAGTGCTATGAGCTGGGCATCGGCGTGGAAGCCGATGCTAAGGAAGCTGCCTACTGGACGGAGCAGGCTAAGGAGCATGGCTTTGTGGCAGAAGAGGAAAAGCCGGGAGCGGATTTGCCGGCGCAGCCGGAGGAAGCAGAAGACGAGAAGGACGCACAGCAATCGGAAGCAAAGGAACCGGATGAGAATGCGGGCGCAGCGCATTGGCTGCAGGAAGAGGAACGGGCGCAGCGTGCGAACAGAAAATACCGGCGCATGATGGGTCTGGGCGGTGCTGTTATTGGACTGCTGGTCACCTGGCTGGCAGTGCTTCTTGGATATCTATTGTTGAAGGAGAAGCTGCAGGGGGATACGGAGATGATTTTTCTGGCAGCATCTGGAGCTGCTACACTGCTGGTGATGATCATTGGCGCCGCAGTGGGGGCAAAAAAGGCTGCGCGGAGGATTGAGCAGATCGGCGAATATCGTAAAACGCCGTTCTATCATGCCTTTGGCTGTGAGCTCGGACATATGGATGCGCAGCAGAGGTGGTGCCGCAGGGTGTATACGTCGCTCAGCAAGAATTATTATCCGGTTACGTACCGGCAAAAGGAAGACGCGGCTATGCTGCGGGAGTATAGAGGGCTGCTCTATCCGTATTGGATCTATGAAAATGGCAAGCAGCAGCGGAGACCGGAATTTGTGATATTGACTGAAAAGGCAGTTTATGTCGTGCACACGACTTATTATACAGGGCGGATACAGGGAGACCTGCGGGACGCGCAGTGGGCGCTGTACTCAGATGGCGATAAGGATCTGACGGCGCAGAAAATCCCCAATATGGTGGATGAAAATGCACAGAATATGGCCGCGGTTAAAAGTGAGCTGGCCGGGTATCTTAAGTGGCCGCTTGAGCAGGTTCCTTTTTATAATGTCATTTTGCTTAATCAAGAGGTGGATATTAAAGGACTGCGGCGCGTGAGCGCGGAGAACGATACGCTTATTGTGCAGGGAGGCGCGGATAAGCTGAGAGGGAGCATCGGTCTTTGGGAAAGCCGCTTTGCCACGCACAATATGAATATGCAGGAGCTGAGAGGCGCCTTTACTGAAGTGGGGCGGCGCTTTATGGAAAGAAGCGGCTGGTAAAACGGAAGGAGCAAAGGGATGAAAATACTATTTCAGGGAGACAGCATTACCGATGCCGGCAGGGACCGGCAGAATATGCATGATCTGGGCAAAGGGTACCCGCTGTATGCAGCTGAGTATATCCGCAGGGCTAATCCGGGCGGGACATTTGAATTTATTGATTTAGGAATATCCGGCAATCAGACAAAGGATCTGGTAGACCGTCTGCAGACAGATTTCATCGACATTCAGCCGGATATTGTTTCAATCTTAATCGGCGTCAATGATACCTGGCACCATGCCGAAGACAGAATCTGGATTCCAGATGCCATATTTGAGGAGCGCTACCGAAATGTGCTGACAGGCATAAAGCAGCATACAAAGGCAAAAATCATGATGCTGGAGCCATTTTTGATTCCGGCCGCGGACAAGCAGTTCTTTCGAGAGGATTTGGATCCGAAGATTCAGATCATCCGCCGCTTGGCGCGGGAATTTGCCGATGTGTATCTCCCGACGGATGGGCTGTTGGCGGCCGCCTACATCGGAGAGGATCCGCTATCGTTTGCAGAGGACGGCGTGCACCCCACACAGAAGGGGGCTCAGTTGATCGGCAGCCTGTACGCGCAGTATATACAGCCGCTTTTATCAGGACAGTCTTCATGAATTGTTCATCTTTCTTTAGTTGCATTCTAAAAAGCAAGATGGTAAAATATTTTATCATAGATAGGCGGAGGTAAGCATGAAACTACTGGAAAAGATTTTTGGAAATCCTAGTACAAAAGAAATTAAACGGATTCAGCCGCTGGTCGATCAGGTATTGGCGCTGCAGAGCGAAATGGAGCAGCTGTCGGATGACCAGCTTAAGCATAAAACCATAGAGTTCAGAGAGAGACTGGGTCAGGGAGAGACGCTCGATGATTTACTGCCGGAGGCATATGCGGCCGTACGCGAGGCCGCGTGGCGTACGATAGGCCAAAGGCATTTCCCGGTGCAGATTATCGGCGGTATTATTTTGCATCAGGGGCGGATTGCCGAAATGAAAACCGGTGAGGGTAAAACACTGATGTCTACACTGCCGGCCTATTTGAATGCGCTGGAAGGAAAGGGCGTTCATATCGTGACCGTCAATGATTATCTGGCAGCGCGTGATACCGAGTGGATGGGTCAGATTCACCGCTTTTTGGGACTGAGCGTAGGCTGTATTTTAAATGGGATGGATAACGCGCAGCGCCGGGAGGCTTATGCATGTGACATCACCTATGGAACGAACAACGAGTACGGGTTTGACTATCTGCGGGATAATATGGTGGTGTATAAGGAGCAGATGGTGCAGCGGGATCTGCACTATGTAATCATCGATGAGGTGGACTCTGTGCTGATCGATGAAGCGCGTACGCCGCTGATCATTTCCGGGCAGAGCGGCAAATCCACATCCCTGTATCAGCAGGCGGACATGCTGGCGTCACGGCTTCAGAAGGGGCGCGTGATTGGCGACCAGAGCAAGATGGCGCAGCTGATGAATGAGGAAGTCATTGAAGAGGGCGATTTCATTGTTGATGAAAAGGATAAGGCATGCAGCCTTACCGAGCAGGGCGTAAAAAAGGCAGAGCAGTTTTTCCATCTGGAAAATCTAGGCGACCCGGAAAATGCAGAGATTGCCCATCATATCAATACGGCGCTGAAGGCGCATTATCTGATGGCAAAGGATAAGGACTATGTCGTCAAGGATAATCAGATTATCATCGTCGATGAATTTACAGGGCGTATGATGCCGGGACGCCGGTATTCCGATGGCCTGCATCAGGCAATTGAGGCCAAGGAAAAGGTGGAGGTGAAGCGGGAAAGCAAAACGCTTGCGACGATTACCTTCCAGAATTTCTTTAACAAATATCATAAAAAATCCGGTATGACCGGTACGGCTAAGACAGAGGAAATCGAGTTCCAGCAGATCTATTCTATGGATGTAGTAGAGGTGCCGACCAATCGGCCTGTACAGCGAAAGGATTTGCCGGATATGGTGTACCGCACCAAGAAGGAAAAGTTTAATGCGGTGGTGCGCGATATTAAGGAATGCCATGAAAAAGGGCAGCCGGTGCTGGTGGGCACAATTACGATCGATACGTCAGAGCTTTTGAGTAAAATGCTGAAAAAAGAGGGCATTGCCCATAATGTGCTGAACGCAAAGTTTCATGAGCGCGAAGCAGAGATCGTAGCGGATGCCGGACAGCTGGGCGCTGTCACGATCGCAACGAACATGGCCGGCCGTGGTACGGATATCAAGCTGGCAGAAGGGGTGGCAGAGCTTGGCGGTTTAAAGATTATCGGAACCGAGCGGCATGAGTCCAGACGAATCGATAATCAGCTACGCGGACGTTCCGGACGTCAGGGAGATCCCGGCGCTTCTCGCTTCTATGTTTCTATGGAAGATGATTTGATGCGGATCTTTGGCGGCGATAGAATGCAGAAGGTGCTGACAACCTTCCGTATCCCGGAGGATCAGCCGATTGAAGATAAGATGTTCAGCGGTGCGATTGAAAAAGCGCAGAAGCGGGTAGAGGAGAATAACTTCGGAATCCGAAAACGTCTGCTGGATTATGATCAGGTAATGAATGAGCAGCGAGAGACGATCTATGCAGAGCGCCGTCGTGTGCTGGACGGGATCAATCTGCGGGAGGATCTGCTGCAGATGATGGATGGCCTGATTGAGGATAAGGTAAAAGAAGTAACTGCTGAAAGCAAATATGCGGAGGAGTGGGATCTGGACCAGCTGACCAGAGAGCTGTCAACGGTGATTCCTATGGGCAAGATTGCGATCAAGCAGGAGGACTATGCCGATACTACGCCTGAAAAGCTGATACAGGGACTGCAAAATAATGCGCATAAGCTGTATGAGCTGAAAGAGCAGGAGATTGAGCCAGAGCGCATGCGCGAGGTGGAGCGTAAAATCCTGCTGCACAGCGTCGATATGCTTTGGACGGATCATTTGGACATCATGGATCAAATGCGGCAGGGGATTGGTCTGCAGGCCTTTGCACAGAAAAATCCGCTGGATGAATATCGTCTGATTGGTTATGATATGTTTGAGGAGCTGAATGAGAATATTCTAAAAACAACGATCCGCAGCCTGTTTGCAGTGAAAATTGTGGAAAATCAGGAGGTCGAGCGGAAGGAGATTGGGAAGAATATTTCCACCAACCGAGGTCAGGACAGCAGTCAGGTTAAGAAACCGGTGCGCCGGACAGAAAAAAAGGTAGGTCGTAACGACCCCTGCCCTTGTGGCAGCGGCAAAAAATATAAGAACTGCTGCGGCAGAAATGCCTGAGGCGGTAAAAATTAAAAACAGAGAGGGTGACAGAAATGCTTGAATTTGATGAGTTCAAATTTGAACTTGACAAATACAAGGGAGCCTTAGCAGAACTGGGTGAGTCCCTTTAACTTAGATCGTCTAAGACTCAAGGTAGAAGAGCTGGAAAGAAAACAATCTGAGCCGGGCTTTTGGGATGATCCCGAACAGAGCCAGAAGATTGTGCAGGAGGCCGGTTCTTATAAACGGACATTAGATGAATTTGATGAAATGATGGGCGCCTACGAGGATGCAGAGGTCATGCTGGAAATGGGCGAGGAGGAAGAGGATGAATCTTTGATTCCCGAGATCCGTGAGCAGATCGATACCTTTGCGCGCCTATATGAAAAGCTGCGGATCTCTACGTTGCTGTCCGGCGAGTTTGACCATAAAAGCGCGATTTTGACGCTGCATGCCGGCGCCGGCGGCACCGAAGCCTGCGACTGGACGGGAATGCTGTACCGGATGTACACGCGCTGGGCAGAACGGCACGGCTTTAAGGTAGAGGTACTGGATTATCTGGACGGGGATGAGGCCGGTGTTAAGGGCGTAACCATTCAGATATCAGGCGAAAATGCCTATGGCTATTTAAAATCAGAAAAGGGCGTGCACCGGCTGGTGCGTATCTCGCCGTTTGATGCGGCAGGCCGCCGCCATACGTCGTTTGCATCCTGTGAGATCATGCCGGAGCTGGACGATACGATTCAGGTGGATATCAATATGGATGATCTCAGAATCGATACCTATCGTTCGAGCGGCGCTGGCGGCCAGCATGTCAATAAAACCAGCAGCGCAATCCGTATTACTCATTTGCCTACCGGTATTGTTGTGCAGTGCCAGAATGAGCGGTCACAGTTTCAAAATAAGGATAAGGCAATGATGATGCTCAAAGCCAAGCTGTATGAGCTGGAAAAGGAGAAACAGAGCGAGAAGCTTTCAGATATCCGCGGCGAGGTAAAGGACAATGCCTTTGGCAGTCAGATCCGCTCCTATGTATTTCAGCCCTACCGTTTGGTAAAGGACCTGCGGACAGGAGAGGAAAACGGTAATATTCAGGCCGTCATGGACGGAGATCTGGATGGTTTTATGAATGCCTATCTGGCCTGGATTAACCGGTAAAGGACTTTTCGTGCACTTAGTGCTCCGGAATGG containing:
- the secA gene encoding preprotein translocase subunit SecA, which codes for MKLLEKIFGNPSTKEIKRIQPLVDQVLALQSEMEQLSDDQLKHKTIEFRERLGQGETLDDLLPEAYAAVREAAWRTIGQRHFPVQIIGGIILHQGRIAEMKTGEGKTLMSTLPAYLNALEGKGVHIVTVNDYLAARDTEWMGQIHRFLGLSVGCILNGMDNAQRREAYACDITYGTNNEYGFDYLRDNMVVYKEQMVQRDLHYVIIDEVDSVLIDEARTPLIISGQSGKSTSLYQQADMLASRLQKGRVIGDQSKMAQLMNEEVIEEGDFIVDEKDKACSLTEQGVKKAEQFFHLENLGDPENAEIAHHINTALKAHYLMAKDKDYVVKDNQIIIVDEFTGRMMPGRRYSDGLHQAIEAKEKVEVKRESKTLATITFQNFFNKYHKKSGMTGTAKTEEIEFQQIYSMDVVEVPTNRPVQRKDLPDMVYRTKKEKFNAVVRDIKECHEKGQPVLVGTITIDTSELLSKMLKKEGIAHNVLNAKFHEREAEIVADAGQLGAVTIATNMAGRGTDIKLAEGVAELGGLKIIGTERHESRRIDNQLRGRSGRQGDPGASRFYVSMEDDLMRIFGGDRMQKVLTTFRIPEDQPIEDKMFSGAIEKAQKRVEENNFGIRKRLLDYDQVMNEQRETIYAERRRVLDGINLREDLLQMMDGLIEDKVKEVTAESKYAEEWDLDQLTRELSTVIPMGKIAIKQEDYADTTPEKLIQGLQNNAHKLYELKEQEIEPERMREVERKILLHSVDMLWTDHLDIMDQMRQGIGLQAFAQKNPLDEYRLIGYDMFEELNENILKTTIRSLFAVKIVENQEVERKEIGKNISTNRGQDSSQVKKPVRRTEKKVGRNDPCPCGSGKKYKNCCGRNA
- a CDS encoding epoxyqueuosine reductase, producing MEWMQRELAKGKEIIRKGLEDQSLFSYAFLSPQPQEASEDIRSIVVVLFPYYAGDKKGNLSLYCRGLDYHVVTKQRLEPVAKALQACLGSELRYGIYADTGPLADRYLALRAGLGFIGRNQMLIHPQYGSYFFIAYMTFNAVFEPDVLPAAGRSECIGCGRCISHCPGGALQPEGGFRAERCRSGITQKKGELEPWEMEIFYRDSLIFGCDVCQQVCPHNQQVPLSPIREFTEDRIDFLREEDLEGLSKKQFLQKYPDRAFTWRGPEVLRRNLRWMKEK
- a CDS encoding GDSL family lipase, producing the protein MKILFQGDSITDAGRDRQNMHDLGKGYPLYAAEYIRRANPGGTFEFIDLGISGNQTKDLVDRLQTDFIDIQPDIVSILIGVNDTWHHAEDRIWIPDAIFEERYRNVLTGIKQHTKAKIMMLEPFLIPAADKQFFREDLDPKIQIIRRLAREFADVYLPTDGLLAAAYIGEDPLSFAEDGVHPTQKGAQLIGSLYAQYIQPLLSGQSS
- a CDS encoding glucose-6-phosphate isomerase, with the translated sequence MARYEKEDFKRNMKIRLNFNNMMEKFVGEKGITEAELAALSEKIDLAEAAMVQKRKEGGMDWRDLPYNQAEVVEDILCYANEVKDQFEAFVVLGIGGSALGPIALQQAINHPYYNELPREKRGGWPKFYVADNVDPERLVYLFDTIDPATTLFNVTSKSGGTSETMSQFMIIKEMLEERLGKEEAAKHIVCTTDAVKGNLRPICEEEGYKSFVIPAGVGGRFSELTPVGLLPAAMAGIDIRELLAGAAYMDELCQDENTYTNIGFMYAILSYIAMQQGKNIQVMMPYADSLKYMSDWFAQLWAESLGKKFGNDGSVVNAGQTPVKALGVTDQHSQVQLYAEGPFDKMIVFLGVDRYRETITIPKIYQEIPSLGFLGGATQNQLILTEQMATEYALLKAGKMNMTITLPEVNEFTIGQLLYMFEVATAFAGELLQINAFDQPGVEGGKNATYAMFGRPGYEEVKAELDARPQAEAKYII
- a CDS encoding CYTH domain-containing protein, which translates into the protein MEIEKKYLVKELPERLEAFSHSRLTQSYISRNPVIRLRKIETEQGCSYVLTVKGEGLSVRQEFELPLTREAYEDLSRKTEGRILEKVRYRIPLAQGYTAELDQFEGELSGLILVEVEFPSEAEMNAFVPPVWFGEDVSESRKYHNSVLSEG